A genomic region of Rhodococcus sp. B50 contains the following coding sequences:
- a CDS encoding winged helix-turn-helix domain-containing protein has translation MDLETLTVDAFNQLGIDTQRIDAADHGSNLVVDPAGLALPIRMTWRSLVTDNVAERLLADAPYSDVPLLVVANRVTETARTLLTRRRSGYLDLRGRLALRTDRVLIDAPIEPLTERAGRSNALAGKAGLEVATALLLRPEHPVAVRELAREIGRSPSTVSDILAALRRDGLIDTHNTVSGTELFWNVAEYWPTTRAHLASLPAPGDASVIRPLRLGLDTVGVEPGWALSDSAAASAYGAPVAFRSDQILDFFVADQSILRRATTLLGAAPSNRHARATVRVAPVPAAVQNRIDTDTNPFEWPLAHPLFVALDLAQDTGRGREILDIWTPDERWTRVW, from the coding sequence GTGGACCTCGAAACCCTCACTGTCGATGCCTTCAACCAGCTAGGCATCGACACCCAACGTATCGACGCTGCCGACCACGGCAGCAACCTCGTCGTGGACCCCGCAGGCCTGGCCTTGCCGATCCGTATGACCTGGCGTTCCCTGGTCACCGATAACGTCGCCGAACGGCTGCTCGCCGACGCCCCCTATTCGGATGTTCCGCTGCTCGTCGTCGCGAACAGGGTGACCGAGACCGCACGCACCCTGCTCACCCGACGACGCAGCGGTTACCTCGACCTCCGAGGACGGTTGGCACTCCGCACCGATCGCGTCCTCATCGACGCCCCGATCGAACCGCTCACCGAACGAGCCGGCCGCTCGAACGCCCTGGCAGGAAAGGCCGGACTCGAGGTCGCCACCGCTCTACTGCTACGACCCGAACACCCTGTGGCCGTGCGCGAGCTAGCCCGAGAGATCGGTCGTTCCCCCAGCACGGTCTCCGACATTCTTGCCGCGCTGCGACGCGACGGTCTCATCGACACCCACAACACGGTCTCAGGAACCGAACTGTTCTGGAACGTCGCTGAGTACTGGCCGACCACGCGGGCTCACCTGGCATCATTGCCCGCCCCGGGCGACGCAAGCGTCATACGGCCGTTGCGGCTCGGACTCGATACGGTGGGAGTCGAACCCGGTTGGGCGCTCAGTGATTCCGCCGCGGCATCCGCATACGGCGCACCCGTGGCCTTCCGGTCCGACCAGATACTCGACTTCTTCGTCGCCGACCAGTCGATCCTCCGGCGCGCCACCACCCTGCTCGGCGCAGCACCCTCGAACAGACACGCACGCGCCACCGTACGCGTCGCGCCCGTACCCGCAGCAGTCCAGAACCGGATCGACACGGACACCAACCCATTCGAATGGCCCCTGGCACACCCACTGTTCGTCGCCCTCGACCTCGCTCAAGACACCGGACGCGGACGCGAAATCCTCGACATATGGACCCCCGACGAGCGGTGGACCCGTGT